Proteins from a single region of Haematobia irritans isolate KBUSLIRL unplaced genomic scaffold, ASM5000362v1 scaffold_43, whole genome shotgun sequence:
- the LOC142242562 gene encoding uncharacterized protein LOC142242562: MLEEIIVVSTNGNKSDITNYRGIAKLSAIPKLMENIISDILVHQVSSFLSPKQHGFRKFCSTITNVLELTTMINESFRDRLQTDVVYTDFSKAFDKINLTLLLYKLHRMGFSDLMVPWFESYLTNRTQYYQLVVSLKIVVVQLHYQYTILNRVVPKSNIQDLWVGNAVRIGV, from the exons ATGCTTGAAGAAATCATTGTTGTCTCTACAAA TGGAAACAAGTCTGATATTACTAACTACAGAGGCATTGCTAAACTGAGTGCTATTCCAAAACTAATGGAGAATATTATATCTGATATTTTGGTTCATCAAGTCTCCTCTTTTCTATCACCCAAACAACATGGCTtccgtaaattttgttcaaccaTAACAAATGTCTTGGAACTGACTACAATGATTAATGAAAGCTTTAGAGATCGTTTACAGACTGATGTCGtttatactgattttagtaaagcgtttgacaaaataaatctcACACTTCTACTGTACAAATTACATCGCATGGGTTTCAGTGACTTAATGGTACCCTGGTTTGAAAGTTATCTGACAAATCGCACTCAATAT TATCAGCTGGTCGTTTCTCTCAAAATAGTGGTTGTTCAGTTGCATTATCAATACACCATATTGAACAGAGTTGTACCGAAGAGTAACATTCAAGATTTGTGGGTGGGTAATGCCGTGCGTATTGGTGTGTAA